gaatTCGGGTACCTGGCGACCGACTCGGACGTGTACGACTACATCGGCACGACGGAGGCGGTGGTCCCGTACCTGCAGCTCTGCGGCGAGGTGCCGTACATCCAGAGGATCGTCTTCTCAAAGTACGTGCTCGGCGCGTTTGGGCCGAAACACACGGACAAGAGCGGGCTCGGCAAGTTGATGGGGTCTGTACTGGTGTATATGTCAAGCGTCGAAGGGTTTATAATACTGACAGGAAAACAGGGTTGCCAAAAACGTTGTCGCCAAGCGGTTCGAACCGGATGCTAAGGAAGAGCGCGATATGCTGGTATGAGGTCCTCCCCGTTGCCAATAGACTATTCGGCCAATAGCTGAGACACTACAGGGCGCCTTCGTCCGCCACGGAGTCAGCCAGGGTGAGTGCGAGACGGAGGTTCTGTTCCAGATCATCGCCGGCTCGGACACGACGGCCACGGCGATCCGCACGACGATGCTGTACACGATGACGTCTCCGCACACGTATCACAcgctgaagaaggagatCAACACCGCCATTGACGAGGGCCGCATCTCGTCGCCCATCACCCACGAGGAGGGCAAGCAGCTGCCCTACCTTCAGGTAGGTTTCGCACCATCGAGGCCGTGCTGCTTTACAGATTACATACATGTATGACGATTCTCATCTCATTTTGCAAACAGGCTGTCATCTACGAAGGCCTCCGCATGAACGCGCCATTCACCGGCCTCTGCGCCAAAGAGGTCCCCCCCGAAGGCGACAGCATCGACGGGCGGTTCATCCCGGGCGGCACGCGCATCGCGCAGAACGTCTGGGGCACCCTGCGGCGGGCAGACGTCTTCGGCCGGGACGCGGATCTCTTCCGGCCGGAGCGGTGGACCGAggcggacgcggcggcgcgggacCGGATGCTGAAGACGACGGAGCTGGCGTTCGGGCACGGTCGGTGGGGCTGCGCCGGGAAGAACGTGGCGTTCCTGGAGCTGAACAAGATTTACGTCGAGGTGagtctctctttctttctggTTCTGTTGGAGGAGTCTCGTGGGGACGCAGTGTGCTGACGCGTTGGGTAAGCTGCTTCGCAACTTTGACTTCCAGATCATGGACCCGGCGAAGCCGTGGCACAGCGTCAACTTCAACTTGTTCATGCAGGACAACTTCTGGGTCAAGGTGACCGAGACCAGGAAGTGAGTCGACAGGTGATTAAAGCTCAGAATTTTGGGGGTGGGATTGTGATGAGGATATGATAGCAATCAGAGTGTTTCTAGCAGAGCAGATTATGGTTAAATGGACATTTATTTGATGCCGACGCCTTTGTAATTGATGTGCACGAGAGTCTATTGTGCAATGAGGCTGTTCAAAATATTCCAGTAGTATATCCTCTTATAACTGAACGAGACAAACCTGGTGATCAAACCAATTCAAGGTGTCTCTCCCTTCATCTGAAGTTCACTAATTTCACCTCCAGCAAGGAGCTTGGGCCTTTGTTGCTTTGTCCTTGTTTGTACCACTGCATCCCAGTACTGAAGCCATCCCCGTCAACCATGACATTGCAGAAGTGGCACACCCATTTCCTACCAAATGATTGCGCAATACGACGACAGAAGCCCTGAGCAAATTTTCGGGGCATCATGACCTGTAGAATCACCAGAATTGTCAAGCATCTGACAGGCCTTGGTGGCTCAGTGGTAAAGCGTCTCACTCGTATCTGCTACGTAATGAGAAGATCGGGCGTTCGATTCGCCCTCGAGGCAGATTGCAATTACTTTTGCTTTTTTACATGatggtaggtaggtagtaggCAAGTGTAAGTAAGTTTCTCTCGTCTTATTTGAAACGGACTTTGGTTTTGCTTGAACCGTATATGCACATACACTCAACACACATACACGGTGGTCGATTAGATGTACCGATTTCCTACACATAGACAACTATCCTGGAGTACAGCTAGCTACCTACACCCCCCAATTGCTCTCCGCCTACTCGCGGATCAAGTGCTTGAAAAAGTCCCCCAGAAAGAGCGCCGACCGCTTGGGGTACCGCGTCTTCTCCGGGCTCTCAAAGTCGATCCACGTGGCGCCGAAGCGGTCCGAGTAGCCGGCCGCCCACTCCCAGTTGTCGGTGAAGGTCCAGCCAAAGTACGACTTGATGACGACGCCCTCCTGCGAGGCCTTGGCCACCTCGGTGAGGTAGCTCTTGAAGAAGTCGACGCGGAAGGGGTCCTCGAGCACGTCGTCGGGGCCCCGGGGCCTCCACCCGTGCTCGCCCTGCGCCGTCGTGCCGTTCTCCGTGATGTAGATGGGCACGCCGTACCGGTTCCAGATCCAGCGCAGCAGCTTCGCCCACCCCCACGGCGTCGTGCGCAGCCAGTACGTGTCGCTCGCCGGGCCGCGCGGCACGCCCTGCCTGTTCTCGTCCGACTGCTCGATGTTGCCCTTGTGGTCGTTGATGTCCGGCGGCCCGTCGCGGTGGCGCACGTAAAAGGCCGAGTACGAGTTCATGCCGTAGGCCTCGGAGCTGCCCAGCACGAGCCGgctctcctcggccgtgaaGCGCGGCAGCCggtcgccgagctgggcgcGCATCGAGGCCGGGTAGTCGCCCGTCTTGTACAGCGGGTCGGCGAACCAGGCGATCTCGAactcgcgcgcgcgctcggcggcctcgacgtcgcgcgggtcggcctcgtcccaCGGCTCGGACCAGTTGCCGTGCAGCGTGATCATGACGCGGCCTTTTTGGGCCGGCTGGAACTCGCGCTTGTacagggcggcggcgtgcgcGTGCGAGACGAGCTCCGtgtgggcgacgacgaagggcTCCGTCGACGagtcgccctcggcgttgAGCTCGCGGAAGCTCGAGCGGGCGGGCGCGTGGACGCCCGCGGCGTAGCCGGCGAGGGTGTAGACGCCCGGCTCGTTGTACGTGATCCAGTCCTTGACGCGGTCGCCGAAGCGCTCGAAGCAGACGCGGGCGTAGCGGACAAAGTCCGGGGTGTAGCGGTCCTTGTCGAGCATGCCGCCGTAGCggtcctcgagggcctgggGCGTGTCCCAGTGGAAGAGGGTGACGTAGGGCGTGATGCCGTTggcgagcagctcgtcgatgaggcGGTCGTAGTaggcgaggccggcctcgttgaccgggtcgtcggcgccgccgagcgggATGATGCGCGACCACGACAGCGAGAAGCGGTAGCCCGTGACGCCGTAGCGCTTCATGAGGGCGACGTCCGTCTTGTAGAGGTCGTAGGACCGCACGGCGTCGTCCCCCGTGCTGCcgtccttgaccttgcccGGCGTGTGCGCGAACCGGTCCCAGATGGACTCGCCGCGCCCGTCCTTGTCCCAGGCGCCCtcgacctgggcggcggccgtggcgaaGCCCCAGATGAAGTCGGCGGGCAAGGCGCCCTTGATGGACTCGTCGAAGTCGAGGGGGGTGGATGCTGCCATGGTCGTCGGTCTTTGCCTCGGTGACGACAGCTTGGGTCTTCTGGGGTCATCGTAGTATTTAGTTAGTCGAGACTGCTTTTCTCTCAAGTATTTCTTCCTCCCCGGAGCTGTTGTTCAAACCCCCGCCTCACGACCATGTGTTGATGGGCTCTCAAGATGCATGATCGATGGAGGGGCATTCCCGGGGCGGGATAAAATGACGATGATTCgcggggggaggaggaggaggagaggagagacaTGTCGGTCCCAACTGGCCCGACGCTTTGCTGATCCGATAACCGGTGCCATCTCACTGGTCTCCACTGGGGTACATGAGTGTGTCAGGCCGGCTAATACCCTGCGTGCATGGAGTGGTTTGCCGTGGAGATGGCGGCACATCGGGTTTCCTTGCTCGAACACATTTTGCATCTCATCTTGTTTCCAGAACCTGTCTTGCGCTGATCAACCACTTGGGAAGTCCATATTTCACTTGTTCAGGGTGCAATTCGTGTCTCTAGGGGGTTGGTTATCTGCTTGTTGAAAAGATTCTCACTCAGCGCGGGGGATGGAGAACCGCGGTGCTCCAAGTCAGGTCATCAATTACGCGCTAGTTGAACCAGATTCCGCTAGAAAGGGCAACAAACAAACATGAGCTTAACGGGATAATAGAGACCCTCATATTGACTGTTTTGCGCATGCACACGGTATCTGTTGTGACCCGAAACTCGCAGGGTCAGTAACATATGTTATTTGTCTGTCATAGTCCTAACAGGTATTCAATGGGTAATGGCAGCATACAGTCCTTCAATGGGACAAAGGTGTTTACCAGGGCTCGTGCCTTTGCTGGATCCATGTTGGTCCAATACTCTGCAGTCTCCCGGTAATAATTCCCAACATGATATCTCGAGAAATTCGTCGTTCCGTAACCCTCTTATCACGGCGGTGGAGATATCATCTACGCTTAATTCAGGCCGATCTTTTGGAGTTCCATCATCGGCAACAGATGCAGCAGCTCACCATCCATGATGCCGTGGACATATGCTTCACCCACGACCGAGAACCTACCATCGCCACCGGGACGAAACACCATCGGCACATCCGCGCCGGGAACAGCCCATACAGAGTCACCAACAGACATCCCGACGGGTCCTAGCCCAAGAAACCCAGCGGAACACAAGAATGGACGTCTGCGAAGGAGCTTGACGCTGGCAATGTTGGCATActtgacgccctcgccgacgtcacCCGCCCTCAGCGCCCGGTACGCCGAGAACGTCTCGTCAGacgccctctccgtctcccaGTTGTACGCAAACGCGCGGTCCGCGACGGGGGTCCTCCAAAGGGCGCCCTTCACCGCCTCCGCATCCCGATAGACCTGGTTGGCGCGCGGCAGCAGCGTGGCCTCGAGGTCCTGGAGCCAGAGATAGAGAGCGGTGACGCGCGCCGTGTCGTCTGCGAAGTCGTCCGCCTCGGGGAACAGGTTCCCGAGTCTcgcgacgtcgtccaggtGGAACGCGTCCAGCGACAGTCGGCTGTCGGCGGAAAACGCTAGTGGGAGATTCCGGGCGAGTCCAGGCAGCGTTGAGTAGGCTTGTTGTCTGTTTTGGCCACGGACAACGAACATGGAGGGAATGCTCAGGGGCTGAGGAAGATTCGCCGATGACCAGTCCGGCGCCCAAGACGGCACGTTCTGCCCCCCGAGAGAAGATAAACCTTCTGTGAGTACACTTTGACCTAGACCAGCAAAGGATAGGAAACCTGGACCGTAGTAGATCAGGCACGCCTTGGCAACTTCGATCCGGACCGCCGCCCAGTCCTTGGTGTAATCCGCCACGATCAGCGGGCTCCGGCTCAGGTCGATCAGGCTCAGGATGGCAAACACGTAGTCGCGGCGGTCAGAGGCCTGCAGCTGGGCCTTGGCCGCCATGCCGGACAGCAGCGAGAAGAGCACGAGCAGGGACGAGTTGGGCCGGGTGAAGGACACGGGGATGACCCTGTTCATGGCCGTCGTGAGGaaggccgccagcgccgcgcTGTCGggcctgccgctgccgctgccgacgatGTTGAGGTTATCCCTCACGCCGCAGAGCAGCCAGAACCCCTGGCGGAACCATTCCCACTCGATCCATTCCCGGCCGCAGCAGACGACCGAGTGGAGGGACAGCACCCGCTCCTGGATGACCCAGACGCGGCGGAACCACGGCCGGTCGAAAAGGGCGCTGAGGGCCTTGAGCCTGGCGAAGTCGTCGAGGCACAGCTCGGCCAGGGTGGCGTCGAGGATGCCGCGGATAGAGACCAGCAGCGGGTCGGATCCGGACGAGACGTCGGCGAACGGGAACCGGGACCACGTGTTGAAGTGCTGGCCGAtggaggccgtcgaccgGCTCATCCTGCGCAGCGAGTCCATGGCGAGGCCGCTGTCCGCGGTCGCCGGGCCGAGCCACAGGAACGTCTGGTGCGCGTTGCGGAAGATGTCCTTCATCAGGGCGACCTGCTGCGCCCGCTCGGCCTCGTTCCGCTGGTCGATGCAGATGGCGTCGACCCAGAGGGACCGTCCCAGGTCGGCGTCGCTCCATCGCTCAACGGCGAGATGCCTCAAGGCCGACTCGAGGTTCGTGGTGACCTGGACCGCCtggccgtcgatgacgatgggctTCGTCATGTGAGGGTCCCCCCAGCAGTACGAGAGTGCCGTGTAAAAGCAGGCCCCGTCGTTGAGACTGACATGCTCCAGACGGCAGCGCACCACGGGCTGGTGATCCGGGTCTCGACTGAAGTCTTGCACGTCGAGAGGATCGACCTCGATGAGACGGATCTCTTTGTCGTCGGGGTTCAGCGCCCGGTACTGCAGGTGAAAGGCGGTGGTTGGGCTCTGATTCTGGTGCTGATCAGCCATGTCGGCGAGACTGCCCGTCGGTTATATCTGCACAGGTGTTGATGAGCCCCGTCTAGGATCAGGTAGACATCGTGGGAGTGTTGCAGAGAATGACAATCCAACCAATCAGGAGGGGGAGTCTATCCCACGGGCAATAAATTGCCTCAAGTAAGGCCAGCTGACTTGGTGCTGCATGTCGGTTTGAGCCAATTAAATACCGGATAATCATGCTAGATACTTGTAGAGATTGTCCTCAACTATTCATTGAACTAGTAGTCAGCAAACAGCATTCGTTAGAAAACCGTGGGAAATACGACCAATTTACTCACTTGCCTAGATATCAAAGTTGGGATATGTTATAACAAGAAAGTCTTCCGTCCACAAGAACGGGGCTCATCACATTTGCACCAGCCGTGGACAACCAGTGTAGAAGCACAATTGTACCCGAGTGAAACGCTCAAAATAATTGTCAATATCATTCATTCGTATATATCGTATAATGTTACATGGTAACCTCCAACCCAACGAACACCCGACCCGGCATGGGCCACATTGCTCTCAGTGAGCCGGCTGCAGCCCGCGGAGGGAGATGCTCGCCCTGACCGTCGCCCCGGAGCCCACGTCGAAGCtctcctccttgacgaggcccggcgccgccaggACGTCCTCGAAGGGGATCTCGACGGCACCCGTCTCGTCGGCCTTGTTCAGCAGCGCGATCCTGAAGCCGGCCGGGTTGGCGAGCAGGTCGGCCGTCACGGGGATGCGGAAGGCCTGGTCGAAGGACGGGTTGAAGATGTCGGTGCCCGGGCTGTACGACTTGGCCGCCGTGCGGAACTCCTTGGCGCCCCAGCTGACCTTGATGCTGGGGTTCAGCTCGTCGCGCTGGCcctggaggccgagggcgctgGCGACGAGCACcgtggcgaggccgacgatcTGGTCCTGGTTCTCGCTGCGCGTTGCCgtgatggcgccggcgtcctcgacgaagTTGAAGAAGCGCGcgtggacgacgaccttGGCGTCGGTGGGCTCGCCCTTGTGCGTGAGGTCGAGCTGCTgcgagccgccgccgagcaggatCTCGCGGACGGTGGTGGACGCGAcgccgatgtcgtcgtcgccgccgaggtcgtcgtcctggacgTCGATGGTGATGCGCTGGTCGTGGTCCGCGACGAGGAAGTCGTGCGTCTCGTTCCACTCGGGGTCCGTGTCGTTCTTCTTGGTCGACGTGCGCcactcgtcctcggcgccgacgaccacCTTGCAGTAGCAGTCGGGCACGTCCTTGACGATCTTGGCCAGCAGCCGCTTGGCGCCGCTCTTCTTGGGCCCGCTGATGCCGACGGCCCTCTCGACGGTGAGCCGCAGGGCGCCCAGGTGCGGCAGGTAGGTCCTGAAGTAGTCGTTGTTGCTGTCGAGCTTGACGAGGTAGCGGTTGGGCAGGACGGCCATGGacgagatgatgctgatgatgacCTTGCGAACGGCCTTGTCCACGAGGGCCCAGTCGGCGATGTTGGCCGCGTTGGTGAAGTCGAGCTTCAGCTCGGGAGGGTTGATGAAGGCAACCTGTGCCGCGCCGATCTAGCAAACGTATGTGTTAGCatgtgatgatgatgatgatgattgaTGCCCGGTGATTGCCGGGAAagggtggtgggtggtgtcATACCAGGGGAATGGCGTCGATCAAGGGGGCGAGAAGGATCGAGAGCCTGCCCTTCAGATGAACATGTTCGATTCCCTGTTGTGTGTCATAAAACACGTTAGCGAAGGTTCGAGTCATGTGTTCATCATCAccacaggaagaagaggtgAGCACATGTGCCTGAACATTTTCAAACGCACCAGCTTGGGGACCATCTTTCCATCGAGCTCAATGTCGCTCTTGCCCTCCCACGTCACGTCCATGTCGAGCTtgatgccgccgttgtcgacCTTGTGGACGTCCACCTCCGAGACACGCATGGGGACGTGGCCGAGATCGAGCTTGACGAACTTGAGGGACGACAGCGGGCCCGGGAGCATCGTGGCGAACATGGGCTCGACGATGTCCTTGACCATCTTGCACCCGGCGACGTTGATGTTGGGCCACAGCTGCTCGATAATGTCGTTGAGGAATCCTGCTCGCTGTCAGTTACCGTCTTGTCTAAACCTGCCTGCCTCTGACTACAGGGGTGATGGCCTCTCTTACCCGCGGACTCGGTGCCTCCAGAGGCCTTCAGCCTTTCGACGAGTCCGGCCATGATGAATCGAGgtattttcttcttctttcttttcgtGGTAGTGGTcgagagggaaagaaagaacTATGGGTTATGGGTAGAGGTAACCGGCAGAGagtgaggaagagaagaagagagagagagagagagagagacaagagaggTTTCAAGGGACGATGTTGATATAACAACTACTGATTATCGGATCACTACAGTTGTCACGACAGTGGGCCGGTTTGCTGCAGAGAGGGGTGGATCTGTCAGGActcaggggggggggagggggagaggagtTCGCGAAACACTGTAAAGTTGGGGCCCAATATCTGCAGAGAGACAGGCCAGGTGCGCGGTTTTGATGCCCAGACCCCTTTGAGTCTTTCGTGgtttgtctctctctctctcgttcgGCGGGTTCCTTGGCAGATGGACATGAAAAGAGTGGGTTGACGTCACCTCTGCTGGACTGGCGGAGATGTCATGAATGCTCGTACAAGCAGGCTTGCTTGGCCTCTCTTGACGCCCCTTGGCTCTTGAGCTCTGCCATTGGTGCGTGAACCCCTGCTGCTCGCGCGGGGTTCTGGACTCAGCCGCTGACACACCGCTTGTCTACCCCAGTTTGATGGGGGCGGCGGGACGCGGGATGCTTGCTGGGGCTGGATCGATGACAGCTGTCCTCGGATTCTGTGCGTCAATTTAGTATGAGCAAATCACCGACGTGGCGGATTGCGGTCGGGGAAGACGTAGGTGGGATGTTTGTTGTCTTGCATCGTGGGTGGTCATAACAGCATGCAACGCCGCTCTGGTGCCGTGTGTCAGATTGGAGCTCTTGAGTAAACAAGAGTTGATGGCGTATCTTGCTGTTGTCTCTTGTGTGTTTGCTACTTCTAGCTGCTCATCTAGGTCTTTACACGCCCTTTACAGGATGCCAATGGCCTCTACGTCGCTTATTTCTTACCTTGAGGTAATGTTTGCTGCTGTCTCATCGCGGCTGCATGGTAGCCAGCTAGACCAGACCAACATATACTATCTCGAACGGCCGTCGTGTACCTATTGCCCTCCAGTTTGACATGACCCTCAACTCCATGGCTTTACCAGTGCCGAGACAGTCTACTATGTAGAGTATCCCATCAGCCACCAGAAGGCTCCATGTTCTATTTTTATTTCCACTTTTCTCCGCACTACCTGATGCACACCTAATGAATGCGCTGAACGAAGCCACTAAGACCACTTTAAGCTTCAGGCTGTGACGGCCCTGAAGAACGCTGGAGACCTCAGAAACTAAAGGCCAATTATGTAAGCCTGCCTTTCTTAGCTACTACCCTGCAGTGTAGACTTTCACGCGATTGAGGGGATCAAGTGGCACTTACTTACCTTGGAGTTTTTGTAGCGTCAAGCATGTTTCCAGTCACAAGTAAGAGATTTAATAATAGGAGATCTAAAGTTGACTTATCATTAGTA
The genomic region above belongs to Colletotrichum higginsianum IMI 349063 chromosome 2, whole genome shotgun sequence and contains:
- a CDS encoding Cytochrome P450, whose translation is MAALFNLGLGLDAGAALLLLAVAFVIYYLVSSAIAWHPLRAFPGPLVGKFSYFWLISNARSGRPAEHFTKLNRRHGPLVRIGPNDLVTDDPDVIRRMNAARSTYSRSSWYKSTKLNPHEDSMFSLREVGAHDRLKAKCAGGYAGRENTELEAGVDSQVANTVSLIRRKYITTGDAVRPMDLGKVVQFFTLDAITRVAYGKEFGYLATDSDVYDYIGTTEAVVPYLQLCGEVPYIQRIVFSKYVLGAFGPKHTDKSGLGKLMGVAKNVVAKRFEPDAKEERDMLGAFVRHGVSQGECETEVLFQIIAGSDTTATAIRTTMLYTMTSPHTYHTLKKEINTAIDEGRISSPITHEEGKQLPYLQAVIYEGLRMNAPFTGLCAKEVPPEGDSIDGRFIPGGTRIAQNVWGTLRRADVFGRDADLFRPERWTEADAAARDRMLKTTELAFGHGRWGCAGKNVAFLELNKIYVEIMDPAKPWHSVNFNLFMQDNFWVKVTETRK
- a CDS encoding Beta-glucosidase; translation: MAASTPLDFDESIKGALPADFIWGFATAAAQVEGAWDKDGRGESIWDRFAHTPGKVKDGSTGDDAVRSYDLYKTDVALMKRYGVTGYRFSLSWSRIIPLGGADDPVNEAGLAYYDRLIDELLANGITPYVTLFHWDTPQALEDRYGGMLDKDRYTPDFVRYARVCFERFGDRVKDWITYNEPGVYTLAGYAAGVHAPARSSFRELNAEGDSSTEPFVVAHTELVSHAHAAALYKREFQPAQKGRVMITLHGNWSEPWDEADPRDVEAAERAREFEIAWFADPLYKTGDYPASMRAQLGDRLPRFTAEESRLVLGSSEAYGMNSYSAFYVRHRDGPPDINDHKGNIEQSDENRQGVPRGPASDTYWLRTTPWGWAKLLRWIWNRYGVPIYITENGTTAQGEHGWRPRGPDDVLEDPFRVDFFKSYLTEVAKASQEGVVIKSYFGWTFTDNWEWAAGYSDRFGATWIDFESPEKTRYPKRSALFLGDFFKHLIRE
- a CDS encoding Ankyrin and HET domain-containing protein, encoding MADQHQNQSPTTAFHLQYRALNPDDKEIRLIEVDPLDVQDFSRDPDHQPVVRCRLEHVSLNDGACFYTALSYCWGDPHMTKPIVIDGQAVQVTTNLESALRHLAVERWSDADLGRSLWVDAICIDQRNEAERAQQVALMKDIFRNAHQTFLWLGPATADSGLAMDSLRRMSRSTASIGQHFNTWSRFPFADVSSGSDPLLVSIRGILDATLAELCLDDFARLKALSALFDRPWFRRVWVIQERVLSLHSVVCCGREWIEWEWFRQGFWLLCGVRDNLNIVGSGSGRPDSAALAAFLTTAMNRVIPVSFTRPNSSLLVLFSLLSGMAAKAQLQASDRRDYVFAILSLIDLSRSPLIVADYTKDWAAVRIEVAKACLIYYGPGFLSFAGLGQSVLTEGLSSLGGQNVPSWAPDWSSANLPQPLSIPSMFVVRGQNRQQAYSTLPGLARNLPLAFSADSRLSLDAFHLDDVARLGNLFPEADDFADDTARVTALYLWLQDLEATLLPRANQVYRDAEAVKGALWRTPVADRAFAYNWETERASDETFSAYRALRAGDVGEGVKYANIASVKLLRRRPFLCSAGFLGLGPVGMSVGDSVWAVPGADVPMVFRPGGDGRFSVVGEAYVHGIMDGELLHLLPMMELQKIGLN
- a CDS encoding C2 domain-containing protein; translated protein: MAGLVERLKASGGTESAGFLNDIIEQLWPNINVAGCKMVKDIVEPMFATMLPGPLSSLKFVKLDLGHVPMRVSEVDVHKVDNGGIKLDMDVTWEGKSDIELDGKMVPKLGIEHVHLKGRLSILLAPLIDAIPLIGAAQVAFINPPELKLDFTNAANIADWALVDKAVRKVIISIISSMAVLPNRYLVKLDSNNDYFRTYLPHLGALRLTVERAVGISGPKKSGAKRLLAKIVKDVPDCYCKVVVGAEDEWRTSTKKNDTDPEWNETHDFLVADHDQRITIDVQDDDLGGDDDIGVASTTVREILLGGGSQQLDLTHKGEPTDAKVVVHARFFNFVEDAGAITATRSENQDQIVGLATVLVASALGLQGQRDELNPSIKVSWGAKEFRTAAKSYSPGTDIFNPSFDQAFRIPVTADLLANPAGFRIALLNKADETGAVEIPFEDVLAAPGLVKEESFDVGSGATVRASISLRGLQPAH